From Psychroflexus torquis ATCC 700755, the proteins below share one genomic window:
- a CDS encoding HNH endonuclease signature motif containing protein — protein MNKRTLNTFLSRGFPTDLIDKIDKLSLTYSALNNISKKTLIKIGFDEKEALIIHTKTGRNRIEKEVIKSLIEKSGGCCCFCENGINNQPYQIHHIEEYHLSQNNNESNLLVVCPTHHFVIHSEKISQTEQIIKKNKWSKIWEISKEYNNKQLSYPFKSFSIIDYIKEGTLAEVLSFSISNSNLCESLTFGTLADNAYSILLKTNTLILAGNSGSGKSTFSLGIAGKFKTSTVLKYEPKIDNKIEDILNLISFTVNESILIIDDANLYFSSNEIEKILNATTKKLKIIITFTSGTVDEGVENHFPLNSIFLSWPELEIRCKQYFLDKEELLINYLNENNINNFDNNTIGFSFPSITLQNLFDSFSNRIDKIKTVWEFIYLLSNGHSKIDNISTKLYAKERLDIVVFFCSVVQIGNIDSGVTISEVQTLYRENNILNLSSEPEQKWLLTILDKLCYERILKTDRGRYKTIHRKFAQNFIESFSFKHPEEADNILKSYLDKQTNAKPIVILWSWLKLTSAKFIIPKWLKSKGYNFHINFISKCAEEDFAILTNYLSLIEHSIQRDKVVFEKIINLNIEGISSSMNNYNEPIFYYHGNLYRILKQNVNSIAEQVFKKLDINIFTDKIKIASPNEYFNLNWMFNSLIEINSDIVKQIAEKLSFSDCLNTLTNVESGNVSNIEEVIIFYRRYILRFKRSYFHKCIQIIISKTSNSSYSSLNFPYFYSGLTEFIFIKKEIKAVLKNLDFERLTKELVCCTPRDWNNIGVFLLYTNLYYPEYSKNFIDLIDLPKLDETISKYYKMDRYNFRCLIHFLGCSSSSKKKKISKFLLPLINDLLTNSLNKYELKEILKAFYKIDKIESIRLSTEFKISISFEEDERNELPNFDDSFNSNDLSTDYFLDDYRKY, from the coding sequence ATGAATAAAAGGACATTAAACACCTTTTTATCGCGAGGGTTCCCAACAGATTTGATTGATAAAATTGATAAATTATCATTAACATATTCTGCTTTAAATAATATTTCCAAAAAAACTCTAATCAAAATAGGATTTGATGAAAAAGAAGCTCTAATAATTCATACAAAAACTGGCAGAAATAGAATTGAAAAAGAAGTCATAAAATCATTAATTGAAAAGAGTGGAGGTTGTTGTTGCTTTTGTGAAAATGGTATTAATAACCAGCCCTATCAAATACATCACATCGAGGAATATCACCTAAGCCAAAATAATAATGAATCAAATTTATTAGTTGTATGCCCTACTCATCACTTTGTAATTCATTCCGAAAAAATAAGCCAAACTGAACAAATAATCAAAAAAAATAAATGGAGTAAAATTTGGGAGATTTCTAAAGAATATAACAATAAACAATTATCATATCCATTTAAATCATTTTCAATAATAGATTACATAAAAGAAGGAACGTTAGCAGAGGTTCTTTCATTTAGCATTTCTAATAGTAATTTATGTGAATCATTAACCTTTGGAACTTTAGCTGATAATGCATATAGCATTCTTTTAAAAACTAATACTCTAATATTGGCAGGTAATTCAGGTAGTGGTAAGTCTACATTTTCATTAGGAATAGCTGGGAAATTTAAAACAAGTACTGTTTTAAAGTATGAGCCCAAAATAGATAACAAAATTGAAGATATATTAAATCTTATATCATTCACTGTGAATGAATCAATTTTAATAATTGACGATGCTAATTTATACTTTAGTTCTAATGAAATAGAAAAAATATTAAATGCTACAACTAAAAAACTTAAAATTATTATAACTTTTACTTCAGGAACTGTTGATGAAGGAGTCGAAAACCATTTCCCTCTTAATTCAATATTTCTTTCCTGGCCCGAGTTAGAAATTAGGTGCAAACAATATTTTCTTGATAAAGAAGAATTACTAATCAATTATTTGAATGAAAATAACATCAATAATTTTGATAATAATACAATTGGTTTTTCATTTCCGTCTATTACATTACAAAATCTATTTGATAGTTTTTCAAATAGAATAGATAAAATAAAAACAGTTTGGGAATTTATCTATTTATTATCAAATGGTCATTCAAAGATTGATAATATTTCCACTAAACTTTATGCCAAAGAAAGGTTAGATATCGTTGTCTTTTTTTGTTCTGTCGTTCAAATTGGAAATATTGACTCTGGAGTTACTATAAGTGAAGTTCAAACTTTATATAGAGAAAATAATATATTAAATCTATCTTCAGAACCCGAACAAAAGTGGTTATTAACCATATTAGATAAATTATGTTATGAGCGTATATTAAAAACAGACAGAGGCAGATACAAGACTATTCATAGAAAATTTGCTCAAAACTTCATTGAATCATTTTCATTTAAACACCCAGAAGAAGCTGACAATATTTTAAAAAGTTATCTTGACAAACAAACAAATGCGAAACCGATAGTAATTTTATGGTCTTGGTTAAAATTAACATCTGCAAAATTTATAATTCCTAAGTGGTTAAAAAGTAAAGGTTATAACTTCCATATTAATTTTATATCAAAATGTGCTGAAGAAGATTTTGCAATACTAACTAACTATTTAAGTCTTATTGAGCATTCAATTCAACGAGATAAAGTTGTTTTTGAAAAAATCATCAATCTAAATATTGAAGGAATATCAAGTTCAATGAACAATTATAATGAACCTATATTTTACTACCATGGAAATTTATATAGAATCTTAAAACAAAATGTAAATTCAATAGCTGAACAAGTTTTTAAAAAATTAGATATTAATATTTTTACAGATAAAATTAAAATTGCTTCACCGAATGAATACTTTAACCTTAACTGGATGTTTAACTCACTAATTGAAATCAATAGTGATATAGTTAAACAAATAGCTGAAAAACTTAGTTTTTCAGATTGTCTTAATACATTAACAAACGTTGAATCAGGAAATGTTTCAAATATTGAAGAGGTAATTATATTTTATCGTAGATATATATTGCGCTTTAAAAGGAGTTATTTTCATAAATGTATTCAAATTATTATTAGTAAAACATCTAATTCTTCTTATTCCAGTTTGAATTTTCCATATTTTTATTCAGGTTTGACTGAATTTATTTTTATAAAAAAAGAAATTAAGGCTGTATTAAAAAATTTAGATTTTGAAAGGTTAACCAAAGAATTGGTATGTTGTACTCCAAGAGATTGGAATAATATTGGAGTATTCCTTCTTTATACTAATTTATATTATCCTGAATATTCAAAAAACTTTATAGACCTTATTGATTTACCGAAATTAGACGAAACTATTTCAAAATACTATAAAATGGATAGATATAATTTTAGGTGTTTAATCCATTTCCTTGGGTGTAGTAGTTCATCTAAAAAGAAAAAAATATCAAAATTTCTATTACCTTTAATCAATGATTTATTAACAAACTCATTAAACAAATATGAACTAAAAGAAATATTAAAAGCTTTTTATAAAATTGACAAAATAGAATCAATAAGATTATCAACGGAATTTAAAATTAGTATTTCATTTGAAGAAGATGAACGAAATGAGTTACCAAATTTTGACGATTCTTTTAACTCTAATGATTTAAGTACAGATTATTTTTTAGACGATTATCGTAAGTATTAA
- a CDS encoding IS110 family transposase: MRQLEKVLKEVAGIDVAQKELVVSLGRLLESLSIEIFAYKVFVNSDNGIQSMIEWVSSCCENAAQMRYVMEATGVYHERLAYALESMNIDVSVILPNKISNYARSLDIKTITDKTASQAIAQFGLERKLDNWIRPKDIYRELKQLTRERDQIVEERSMVKNQRHAEKTEAMPNQKSLVRIEDRIKFLNRQEKEIKLDIATLLKSHPEVKTRVDNICTIPGVGELTAVTVLAETNGFELIRNKKQLTSYAGFDVKEKQSGTSIKGKPRISKRGNRHLRKSMHLPSLSSVKYNQSHKDLYVRIVSKSGIKMKALIAVQRKMLELIFVIDKNQNPYENDYHQKRVHHTNAEVPLQANL, translated from the coding sequence ATGAGACAATTGGAAAAGGTTTTAAAAGAAGTCGCGGGTATTGATGTCGCCCAAAAGGAATTAGTGGTGTCATTAGGTAGGCTGTTGGAGAGCTTAAGTATTGAAATCTTTGCATACAAAGTATTTGTAAACAGTGACAATGGTATCCAATCTATGATCGAATGGGTATCCTCCTGTTGTGAGAATGCTGCTCAGATGCGATATGTAATGGAAGCGACCGGCGTGTACCACGAGAGATTAGCATACGCATTGGAAAGCATGAATATTGATGTTAGCGTTATACTACCCAATAAGATCAGCAACTATGCAAGGTCTCTTGATATTAAAACTATAACAGATAAGACAGCTTCTCAAGCTATTGCGCAGTTTGGTTTAGAGCGTAAACTGGATAATTGGATACGGCCCAAGGACATCTATAGAGAATTAAAACAATTGACCAGAGAACGTGATCAGATCGTTGAAGAAAGATCAATGGTAAAAAACCAGAGACATGCAGAAAAGACAGAAGCTATGCCTAACCAAAAGAGCCTTGTTCGAATCGAAGATAGAATCAAATTTTTAAATCGACAGGAAAAAGAAATCAAATTGGACATAGCAACATTACTTAAAAGTCACCCAGAGGTAAAGACAAGAGTAGATAATATTTGTACTATACCTGGGGTAGGAGAACTGACTGCTGTAACGGTACTGGCAGAGACTAATGGGTTCGAACTCATTAGAAACAAGAAGCAATTGACCAGTTACGCCGGTTTTGATGTCAAGGAAAAACAATCAGGAACATCAATAAAAGGTAAACCTCGAATATCAAAGAGAGGCAACAGACATCTAAGAAAATCAATGCACCTTCCATCTCTATCCTCTGTTAAATACAACCAATCGCATAAAGACTTATATGTTAGGATCGTATCAAAAAGTGGAATCAAAATGAAGGCGCTGATTGCTGTGCAGAGAAAAATGCTTGAACTTATTTTTGTGATAGATAAAAACCAGAATCCCTATGAAAATGACTATCATCAAAAAAGGGTACACCACACAAATGCGGAGGTACCCTTGCAGGCTAACTTATAG
- a CDS encoding ATP-binding protein produces MLNLIPTEKIIERLRYENPWWITKEIPNTYSSMSKRLYFDLFYPFVLERSIKRALVLMGPRRVGKTVMLFHCIENLLKEGTNPHKLFFIGIDNPIYVNLSLEDVLTLCKDSLNLENLNGCYVFFDEIQYLKDWERHLKILVDSYPETKFIVSGSAAAALKWHSTESGAGRFTDFLLPPLTFQEYIHLKKLDHLIFEGDIQYGDKDIKYCLTHDSKVLNKEFLHYLNFGGYPEVVLSEKIQGDMGRYVKNDIVDKVLLRDLPSLYGIKDVQELNRFFTYIAYNTGNEFSYETMSRESGIQKDTLKKYLEYLEAAFLIKVLNKVGVNAKRLKRITSFKVYLTNPSLRTALFSPISGTDQEMGNMVETAILSQWMHREQLDLTYARWKDGRNEGEVDLVLVDDKNYKPVWGVEIKWSNRYFDKPQELKSLIKFCEANKFEAAVVTSIDKIGMKEIQGLKFTFLPASIYAYNIGEITLKMKTNN; encoded by the coding sequence ATGCTAAACCTTATTCCGACAGAAAAGATTATTGAACGTCTTCGATATGAAAATCCATGGTGGATCACCAAAGAGATACCGAACACATATAGCTCAATGTCCAAGAGACTATATTTTGATCTCTTTTATCCATTCGTCCTTGAAAGGAGCATTAAAAGAGCTTTAGTTCTCATGGGTCCTAGAAGGGTTGGTAAAACAGTAATGCTATTTCATTGCATTGAAAACTTACTGAAAGAAGGAACAAATCCTCATAAACTATTCTTTATCGGAATTGACAACCCTATTTACGTCAATTTAAGCTTAGAGGACGTTTTAACTCTATGCAAAGATTCTTTAAACCTTGAAAACCTTAATGGTTGTTATGTCTTTTTTGATGAAATACAATACTTGAAAGATTGGGAAAGACATTTAAAAATATTAGTTGACTCATACCCTGAAACTAAATTCATTGTTTCTGGCTCAGCAGCCGCAGCTTTGAAATGGCACAGTACGGAAAGCGGAGCGGGTAGATTTACTGACTTCTTGTTACCTCCATTAACATTTCAAGAATATATCCATTTGAAAAAATTAGACCATTTAATTTTTGAAGGTGATATTCAATATGGAGACAAGGATATAAAGTATTGCTTAACTCATGATTCAAAAGTATTAAATAAAGAATTTCTCCATTATTTAAATTTTGGAGGATACCCAGAGGTTGTATTATCTGAAAAAATACAAGGCGATATGGGTAGATATGTGAAAAACGATATTGTAGACAAAGTTCTTCTTAGAGATTTGCCAAGCTTGTATGGAATCAAAGATGTTCAAGAGTTAAACAGGTTTTTCACATACATAGCGTATAATACTGGAAACGAATTCTCATATGAGACAATGTCTAGAGAGAGTGGAATTCAAAAAGATACATTAAAAAAATATCTAGAATATTTAGAAGCGGCATTCCTAATTAAGGTATTAAATAAGGTTGGAGTCAATGCAAAAAGATTAAAAAGAATAACAAGCTTCAAAGTATATCTTACCAACCCATCACTTCGCACTGCTTTATTTTCCCCGATAAGTGGAACAGACCAAGAAATGGGAAATATGGTAGAAACAGCAATTCTTTCACAATGGATGCATCGAGAGCAACTAGATTTAACATATGCTAGATGGAAAGACGGGAGAAATGAAGGTGAGGTAGATCTTGTTTTAGTAGATGATAAAAATTATAAACCTGTTTGGGGAGTGGAAATTAAATGGAGTAACCGATATTTTGATAAACCTCAAGAATTGAAAAGTTTAATTAAATTTTGTGAAGCAAATAAATTCGAAGCTGCTGTTGTCACTTCAATTGATAAAATTGGAATGAAAGAAATACAAGGTTTGAAATTCACTTTTCTTCCTGCTTCGATATATGCTTACAATATTGGAGAAATCACACTAAAAATGAAAACTAATAATTAA